GTCCAGCGCAGCTGGTTACTAGGTACCAGGAATGCCAGTGGGTTGGGTCGAGAACAACTGGTGATGAAACCAGGAAATTCTCCATAGACCAGACCGTCCCATTTCAGAGAACGTTCAGTTTGGCTGATGGGCTCTTCAAAAGGACGTGGCCGACATCGACCACGAGGGCCGCCGTCctcaaaggctgcagcccctgaactgAGACACAACTTTTGACAGAGTCCAGGAAGTCACTGAGTCACACCAGGAAATAGTAACAGCACATGATCTAATGTAAAGTCACAATTATAATGTGCCAGAAACCACAATATAGAGGTGCTGACACTTCGAACAAAGGCAAACTTTTTAATCTGATTCTAGTATTTACactgagctaagctaagctaagctaattaaGTTTACATCATGCCATCAGTAGGCTATCTTGTGCTTCCTACCGAACATTTCtgtctataaataaaattatatttttaatatctaGGTCAGTGTATGTAATAAAGTGACCCATAAAGTGTAAAGTAAATTCCAGGTTCAGATATCATTTAATATCTGACCTTTCACAGCCTCCTTCAGATAGCAGAAACgataaaacacaaaccaaaaatGGCCTGTGCAGTCATACTGTattactgtactgtatttaGGAATGAAGAATACCCATCATAAAAACTTTATGATTTTAGAAGTCATCATAGTAAAGACGTGACGCATCGATGTTATAAATGGTTCAGTAGCAGCAGGCTTAGCGAGGCGTGTTACTTGATAGGCTCTAATGGTGTTAGGTCGATGATGGTTACAGTAGGAGTGAGGTCATTCCTGGCTCCTGCAGCAGTGAGATACCCCGTCTGTGAATCTCAGCATTATGGTTAGAAATActgatgacatactgtacacagaCGCACAGACGCAGCATGCACAGCTGCAGCAAAGAATCCAAATACTAGAAGTTCTAACTGCAGCGTTATACTGACACAGATACCGAATGTGCTACACAAGCGGGCGCAGCTATTAATATGCACGCATGTTTATCATTTTCTCACAGAAcgaacaacacaaacacttaatGGACACAACCGGTCGACCTTGTTCAATAAAAACAAGGTCGTAAATAATCCATGCAACAACAATGCTCTGCTGCGGGCCTCGGGGTGCCGAAAGACGTGGGTCTGACAGGACTATTTGTGGAGGGATTGGAGACAGCCGTGTATTTTCTGTAGCGTGAAGAACGAAGCTACACGAGGTATTTGACCAGGATATGATAGCACGTATGAAGGAGTTAAAGGGCAGCCATGTGTCTGAAAACATATAGTAGTGttgtctcctgtctgtctgtctgtctgtctgtgtggaccCTCGGCTGGCCCCATCACATGGAGCAGCGGTCAATGACTTATCACGCATGCTAAGAAACACACGCTCAATTTCTGTCTTATTTTAACTCAGACGCAACGTAATTGTCCTTCGCATGGACAGATGCTGCTCTATACAGGTTCAATCTAAATACAGTCTGTTTCCATGATGGCATAAATCTGTCAGAGTCTCACAGTGTGCCAGCTCATGTTATACCCTTCATATTATATATGACATATGCTTGATCTACCTGGATACAGCCTCAGCATGCATGTCCTGCTGCTGAGTTCGTCACTGGAAGAGTATCCCACATATGGTGATGTATGAAGGTTTTAAATGCTTACGTGAGAAGTTGATGGACTGATTTCATGATCAGTGGGCTTAAGTAATTCAGATATTATCAGTATGTTCATCGGCACCTTGGATCACCATAGTTAACACAACAGGTGGACATTCagtccgacctcgtcacatatcaacgtttggtcatggaccttccatgtccagatacaacgAATGGttccctgggtgtgttggttgttgacgttctaggacATGGTATCAacttctgcttgttacatgcattgtttgttttcaaaatacattgaTCTTCACAGGAACTTTATCGTTTatgtacagtctctttcaaaacaaacacacgtggttgggtttaggaaaaaagaacaggctttagaatcttatgggacacaaacactgctctcctgggtgaaagtcgtgtttgttggacccatccaccacctgtcTGTCCCAgtctacttggactttcgccgctttcacttttgttcttgtcccgccgtgtttccccctgacatcATGCAGGCTGTTAAACTCAAATGGCaaccggctgcatatcatgctgatgttaaagtagggcttttttcgttggtggCTGAGGCAGCAAGCTACCGCCCAAGTTCGATGACTTTGGGGTGAGACCGGGTTGCATCACCaccaaatataaaatattttgtcacCTATCTCAATATACAGAAGCTTAATGCatatagatgaaaaaaaaaaaatgttgttcaacAAACATAGGTTGCCATATAGACTGCAACTTTAATTCATACATCAAATTTGGGTGTTTCTTTTTCAAGTGCCATGTTGTGAGAACAagacttttatttaaatatgtagtagtgatgacatttttctgtagacCAACTCGGAAGTTAGCATTGCCCTGGTTCTCtcaacaaaaagccaatgggatttacccactggattttggattattgctctgtgtgtgatacttaggttttgttcagcaagataatctttacaAATCAACACCACTTTTTTGATTATTGAGGCCTAAGTGCGATAACCAGAAGTAAAAGCTAATGTTgagctataaacaaactacaccacaatTGCACAATTTAACACTGCCACTACAACAAGGCTGTACAATCGTGTTCGGTGTGATGACGTGCTGTAGTCGCATTTAGCTTTTTGTTAGCAACcatcttttttaagacacacagAGGCTTCAAAATTAACAAGTGCGGTATTGACTGAGAAATtttacaaaacatgaaagtttcTTAAACTTGTGTGAACAACAGACCTTacttcaggcatctaaccaaaaacccattcgaCAAACTGAATTCAAGACGAGGATACCAGAGGTGCAAAGACgcaaactcatttccaggtttcaGGACTCATTTCGTCACCACTTTATGGAGAGCACGAGGCATATTTGAGGATGTAGGTGCAAATTATATCCAAAGCAGAATCACACTGTGCATTCCAGTACCCATTCTACTGTACCATATACTacgccagaaaaagatttagtatgtcccaatacttACCTGGCTTTTAATTggactttgtcttttttaaattttgtatttattattattgtgtatttatgtaattatttatttttattaatctgtATTTCTAGCTGGCATATTCTTCTATTTTgctacttatttatttacttatttattgactgatttaaaactgttttctaTCCCAAAATTTTatcctcttgtttttcctcactTATGATAGTGCTTCCTCAGTTCCCATTTTTGTGCGAgtgcttttatatatattttttaatttttttaattaaaaaagtaaaaaggtaaaaaatatgggtttttttaactttaaaaaaaataaaataaaaatcttttccATTAGTCTTTTctttatgtgtatgtatgtgtgtgtgtttgtgtgtgtgtgtgtgtgtgtgtgtgtgtgggggggggtgtattgtttaattgtttttgcGTGAAGCACTTTTTGTTGCATTGTTTGTATGacaagtgctatataaataaagtttgattaaaaaattggcaactatttgcataattatttgtcatttttaaaaaatgcaaacacatgctTCAAGCTTTTCAAATATCAGAAATTTTGCTTTTCCTTTTATTAttctgatttattattattgatttacATGTTTCTGCATTGggtactttcacttttactgctTAAATACATGTTCCTAATTGTACTTACATACGTTTACTAAactaacattttaaatgcaggacttttactggtTGCAGAGTATTGTTTACAGTGGGGTgtaagtacttttactcaagtaaaggatctgaatacttcctccacacTCATGACAGTTGCATGGAAGGTCTGAAAAGGCCCTAGCCAAAGTCTGGCtcattaagacgtgtttctaATTCAGGTCACGATCCATCTGCACACTGAGCCTGTGGTTTTGTTCAGCTGGCAAATACTGAAGCTCAGCTGCACTGGTGCAAGCAGTCTTGCTCTTTCCCAAAACCTGTACATTCAGAAACTTAAACTTTAGTCAGCACTGGTAACTGTCTATCAACTAATCACAGTCCCAGTGCACCTGTTGGCAGCATTAGATAAGACCACGGCAACACAGTTGTATAAATAAGTGATGCTGTACGCAGGGAGAGGATTGACAAAAAATGTTATTGCTCTCATTGGCAGGTTTTCAACCACCCAACTTGTCCAGAGCCTCAAACAACAGGTGGTGTGAAGCACTGCTTTATCTGTGCAACAGCTCCATCATGTGGACTCTTTAGAACACTGCGTTTAAAACTAGGACACACGTTGCAAACAGGCACATGGATCAGCGCCACTTTTGTTTCCAACTTCTTCCGATAAATCTGTGATAAATTCCACTGTGTATTCCTCCACttataaaaaagacaaatcatCCAACATATGATtttaaattagatatttaatAACTTGACAAAACACCACAGAGGCAACACCACACGGACAGAAGTTTGCTTTAGGTAATTCACATAGTTAAGACACCGACAGTGAGAAGGTTGACAGTTAAAATTATAGCAGCTGAGGCGAAAATGGAACAAACAGAGTGTGTGAGGACAGCTTGAGATCGTCCAAGTACATGTCAGTGCCAGTGCTCTGATAGTAGCCCCATCCAGAGTACTATGACAAGAAATAGAAATCCAAATGTGTCTCTCTACATATATAGCCTAACACTTTCCAGTGGTTCTGCCAGTAGCTTTTCAGCACCCAACACCGCTCatgacaacacaaacacacgccaTTATTAAAACAAGACTTTCACACTAAAACACAGGGAACACAGCCTCTCCTCCCCTCATaaacatgtatacacacacacacacacacacacacacacacaaactccagtttaaatattattaattagGTCCTGTTGAAAACTTCTTACTTCAAAAAATCTAAGCGGCAAAGCAGAGAGGGTGAGCAGTTTTAACGTTCTGTAACTTGTACATAAGCTGCTACATTAAGCTCGATTTTTACACCATCAAAGTATCAGCCAGGTTAACCATAAGATCAAAGAAAAGGAAGTTGTGGTTTAATGTGAAAAGAGGTTGTATTGCCATGTCACAAACTGATGTAAAGGCAGTGACAAATGACCAAGAAGTCACCATAGTCATAGTTCGTCACCTTTTTTTGGCCTGAACAAGAGCCTGTTTCCACCTGGTACCATCATGCGTCTTGGGTGATCTGATCCCAAGTGGTCAGCTCTGAGTCCGTCTGTTCACACCTGACATTAGAGGGCGTCTCCACATGCATCTCGAGtgaccacttgtgatcagatctcaCTTCCCCTCTCTATATGCAACTGAACACATACGTCATTGCCGTTTGCAAAgaccaaatgtgttgtttttaactggCAGGAGATTTGTCTTgctgtgtgcacacatacaGCCTTTACTCAATACTGCTGCAGAAGCTCCATGCTGGGGACAGTTGGTTTTACACTGCTTGATCAAGGTGGCAATGTCACGCCATCATTCCACCTTACTGTTCTGTTTAAAAGGTACGATCACAGAATGAGGGGACAGAGTTGCCACGCCTTTAAGCTggcagcagaggtagtaacagcgccgattaaacatctgtgtaaaaaggacagctggcaggacggggtggatgtgatgttttgatgacgtTAGGTGTGCGACCCCAGGGAGATTTATaaagcagctagaagcagttagcagctaactcagagaagaagaacagcagcagaaaacatCCACGAATTGGTGAGACACTGAGGTCTGGAAGTTCCTTACTCTCCAAGCAAAGGACGAGAGTAAATGACTGTTATTGCCATATTATCCCATTATTACTGTTCAGAAAGCACAGCCGGTGTATATGttgtatgtcacactagaggtcAACGCTGTTGTGATACATGTCACAACTGTCACACTCTTGCTTTTAGGATGCAAGCATGCTAtttgaaatcacacactggtACAGCacaatgttgtttgtttgtttctgtgtaaaaatccAAAGGTGGCATAAAGACGGGACTTTGTAGCAGCCCTTTAatgtgatctctgtgtaaaaagggccagttagcatcacacagctaacgcTACCTGatggttattaacaggtttaacgTCAGAGTCGAGCCACTGCGATGTTagtgtgagtttgtttggcCTGGTCaatagctgctgctgtgttagctcatgctaacctCGCAGACATTGAACTGACCGTTCACCAGGAGCAGAGTGTCTCAAGAGACGGTCTCTCAGCGCTGCGTCAGTGCAACTGCACCACTAAAAGTGTTCTTATTCGGTGGGGCGTCAGATAAGCAAATACATCAGCGAAGGAGGTATTCCTTCAATGTGGCCCAGGACACATTAGCGcacacactgctgaaagaatgtGGCCATTTGCGGCCCAGACCACCTCCAAATGTTGTCTGGGTGATCCAATCTCAAGAGGCATTTAGGACGCATTAGGTGCACTCACATCTGTACTTAAAGCCATCCACCTGTGATCCGATCAGCCGGGACGCATGTTAACACCAGGTGTAAACACAGCTCATGAATGTTATTCTTGACTACATAACCTGTTGCTAAGAGCGATGTATAACTACCACTGTTCACACTGTATTGCTGGCTGAAACTAGTTTTTGAAGTCAACAAAAGgctttaatttgtttgttaaaGGTCCCTTGAAATGGCTTTGATGTTGTAACTGTTTCAGCATTTCTGCATGAATCATACATTCAATTTGATGGAGATTTttggatatctcaagaatattttacaaaaataagtaaaatacattttaggaTCATATTTGGCACATGATCGATGgggcaaaataaatacagtgacTTAAGTAACAACACAATAGATGTATTTCTCATTTCACGGGACCTTTAAAGATGCATactggttttcaaacttttttgcCGACCTGATTAAAGTTTAAGCACTGTCATCTGCAGAACAGATTTCACTGTCCAGTTGCAGTCACACTTCTGTCACAGTGCACTGTCCATCAGGACTGCGTGAGCGGAGACTGAGTGAAGAGCTGGAGGGCCCGCCCCTCGGAGGCATCCTGGCTGGCTGGTTCTCTCTCAGCGGCCTTTGCCTGTGTCTTCTCTGTGGCACTGatcctgctctccctctctcacactcccTTTCCTCCTCGCTGTCACTGCTGCCGGATGCGTAGTCATATGTGTGTAGCTCATCGTCTCCTTCCACCTCTTCACCTTCTGGCTGGCTGATTAGGAGCTGGGAGAAGGACTCTTCCAATGTTGAGGGTGAGGGAGGAAGGGGACTGGTAAGATGGCGCCCCAGGAGTGTTGGAGGTCGAACAGGGGGGAGAGACGCCATAATCCCAAAGGATGAAGACTGTGATGGGCCATCAGTGTCCGATCCATCAGCTGAGCTGATGCGTTCTGTTGCAACTGGGGTGACAGCTGGTACAGCAGGAGTGGGAGCAGGATCTGGGTCTAACCTCAGTCCTGCAACTCCCTTCTTGGGGATATCGACTACGTCCCGCTTTATTTTGCGTCTCCGCCCATGCTCATTCCGCCGATACTGCACCATGTTCTCCAGGTCGGCCACGTAAAGAAACCCTGCAATCAGCATCTCCGTGCTCTTCCTGCCCTTGGCGAAGGCCTCCTCCAGCTCACGGCTGGTCCTCTCATCATACTGCCACCAGCCGTTGCGCCCCTCATAGTACCACGCATGATCTCCACCCGCGATCCCTCCACTGCGGCTCACCCCTGCAGCCACTGCTTTCAGTTCCTCAGGCGAGAGGAGGACGGGCCGCTCCAGGAAGTCCTCtgggacttcttgtcggcagaGAGCGCAGCGCTTGCTCTGCCAGGAGGCACCTTttacacacaggaaacagaagaCATGGAAGCACGGGAGGCGTACGGGGTGGACGCAGGTCTGCAGGCAGATGGCACACTccggggtggaggtggaggaacTGGAGGGGTCTAGAGCAGATGTGTCTCCCACTTCCTCTATGAGCTTGGAGGAGGCAACAGCATTCACTGAACAATCCACTTCTCCACAGCCTGCCATTCTGCAAAGAGAAACACAGCTCCGTCACAACAGATCTGTCTGGAAAGACTTGCATTGTATCACATGACTGTAACTTGTAAACTGAAAGGGGGATGTAATTTGGAGCAGCTCCCAGTTGACATGCGCTGCTTTGTTGATAATTTTGGGAACGCCCTCATAAACACACAACAGAAAGTTACGATTTCAGCAAATAAACATCACTGAAATAAAGTTTACAAATAATGATAGCTTAGGAAATTTAAATACGACACAACTGTCTGGCTGGTGTCACTGACTGTGCTCATTAGGAGTTATATCAAAGGCCTCTTCTGTCTGACACAGATAACgtgctaagctaacgttagctaacccgCTAATTTGCAACTTACGttacaataaatatatttaaatatatatatgtgtatatattccTGGCAGTGACGTTAGAGGCTCACCTGTTTAATGTGAAGTAACACTGTCACTAAGACACTGTAAAGCCAATGTCAAGCTAACATTCACCTAGCTAACGTTATGCTAACGGTAGATTGACAGCTGCCGTAgcatatgttagcatgttagctgacAGTAGCCTCCTTGCTATGTAACGTGTCTGTTATTACACTCACCTGAACACTGGGTATCTGTAGAAGCGTCCT
The sequence above is drawn from the Epinephelus moara isolate mb chromosome 12, YSFRI_EMoa_1.0, whole genome shotgun sequence genome and encodes:
- the LOC126398795 gene encoding E3 ubiquitin-protein ligase rnf146-like, with product MAGCGEVDCSVNAVASSKLIEEVGDTSALDPSSSSTSTPECAICLQTCVHPVRLPCFHVFCFLCVKGASWQSKRCALCRQEVPEDFLERPVLLSPEELKAVAAGVSRSGGIAGGDHAWYYEGRNGWWQYDERTSRELEEAFAKGRKSTEMLIAGFLYVADLENMVQYRRNEHGRRRKIKRDVVDIPKKGVAGLRLDPDPAPTPAVPAVTPVATERISSADGSDTDGPSQSSSFGIMASLPPVRPPTLLGRHLTSPLPPSPSTLEESFSQLLISQPEGEEVEGDDELHTYDYASGSSDSEEERECERGRAGSVPQRRHRQRPLRENQPARMPPRGGPSSSSLSLRSRSPDGQCTVTEV